The genomic segment tccaccccctctgcctacctgcctgtcctttctatacaaTGTATCTTTTGACGTTAATCTCCTATGATCTTCTTtcggccacgattcagtgatgcccacaatgtcacacCTGCAATCTCTAAcctctaccttattccatatactgtacaGTGTGCATTCAATTATGACACCTTCAGACATGTATTCctaaccctttttgattttgccaccATGTTAGacttcaactcatcccagtgactgcaactttgccctatcacctgcctgtctcactacacattgcctctacttgtataccaactgccccgtcTTCAGACCCaccattccagttcccatcctccctgcctaattagtttaaacccttctccacagctccagcaaacctgccccacaaggatattggtgccCCTTGGCTTCAGGTGTcacctatcctttttgtacaggtcataacttccccttttaaGCTATTAGTTTCAAGAAAATTAGACCATAATTGTTTAGAGTTCTCATGGGCTACATAACTAGGGGAAATCAATAGTGTTAGGCCACCATTAACATGGTTTTGAAACACATGCTGTTGATCTGACGTAACTCAGTCCCagattcttctctctctcctggAATTTGCTTCATTTCTACTTCTGACTGCAAGTTTATTGGATTGGATGATTGTTCCTCCTGTAGGAGAGGGATAATCCTGTGCATCTGTTCTTCTTGCGTCATTTCTGTAGGCAATTGGGATTTCTCGTGTTCATATAGTTTTTGCTTTTAAAGCACGTGCACTTAAGGGAACCAAGGTATCGGAGGTTTCCCATCATTTTAAGTGCACAAAGGTGGACCAATGTCATTAAAACATGTTTGCAGTGTCAGGCATCAATGTCTTCATTCAGTTAGACACTAGTAATTAACTATTAATTCATAATTAATTGTACATACAATAAGTGAGCTCTTTGATCCCTGTTTAAAAATTAAACCCTCAGCAATAATCTTGAAGTTTATTACAACAGATGGTCTTGTGTGTTCTTGCTGGTGGGACTTCAATTAGAAACCCTTTAATGCTTGTTTGCTAatattttctcctttttctctcatTTTCTACATTTAGGCCACTTCAGTGCTAACTCAGAGGGAAAGGATGGCTAATTCAACACAGACAAATGCATCTCTCAGCAACCTAACAGACATTGAAAGAGGGAGTGCTTACAAAACAGTTGAAGTCATCTTCATTGTGATTGTAGCAGGATCTTTGAGTCTGGTgaccattattggaaacattctgGTTATGCTTTCTATCAAAGTAAACAGACAGTTACAAACAATTAACAACTATTTCATTTTCAGCTTAGCCTGCGCTGATTTGATTATTGGTGTGTTCTCCATGAACCTGTACACCATTTACATCGTCATTGGCTACTGGCCCATGGGCCCAGTGGTGTGTGATTTATGGCTGGCCCTAGATTATGTTGTTAGTAATGCATCTGTCATGAACCTTCTTATCATCAGCTTTGATCGATACTTCTGTGTGACAAAGCCTCTCAGCTACCCTGTGAAGAGAACCACCAAGATGGCAGGGATGATGATTACAGCTGCTTGGGTGCTGTCATTTATCCTGTGGGCTCCTGCCATTCTCTTCTGGCAGTTCATTGTAGGTGGGCGGACAGTTAAAGAGGGTGAGTGCCATGTGCAGTTCTTCTCAAATCCAGTTGTCACTTTTGGCACCGCAATAGCAGCCTTCTATCTACCAGTTATTACCATGACGATTTTGTATGTGCACATATCCCGTGCTAGCAAGAGTCGGATCAAGAAGGATAAGAAAGAGCCAGAGTCCAACAAAGGCACCATTTCTCCCAGTCTAGTGCGAGGTAAAATAATGAAACCGAATAACAACAATATTTCAAGTGCACCTGATGGGTTGCAgaatgtcaaagttcaaaatggCAAGGCAGCTGGTGAAGGAATGACAGATCATTGTGGCCAAGGAGAGGAAAAGGAGGTCTCCAATGACTCGACTTCCCTCAGTGTGGTCCCTTCCATCCAGAAGGAGGAAGGAACGATCGATGAGAGCACGAAGGTCTCCACTGCACAAAGGCATTTTAGCATCGGCAGCTCCAAGCTCTCCTGCATAAAGGTTGTCACTAAATCCCAAAAGAGTGACTACTGTGCTACCACAGTTGAAATCGTGCCAGACAACAGCACCAAGAATGGCAAAGACAGAGAGCTCACCACAGCCCACAAGATCATTAAAGTGACAAAGACCCCTGCTAAGAAAAAGAAGGGAGTTGTAACCCGGGAGAAGAAGGTGACTAGGACCATCCTGGCTATTCTGCTGGCATTTATCATCACCTGGACCCCATACAATGTCATGGTGCTCATTAACACTTTCTGTTCAGTCTGCGTCCCTAACACAGTATGGACTATTGGATACTGGCTCTGTTACATCAACAGTACTATCAACCCTGCCTGCTATGCACTATGCAATGCTACCTTCAAGAAAACCTTCAAACATCTTCTCTTGTGTCAATATAAAAACATTGGTGCAACAAGATAAAATCAACAACAAGCTCATCTCCATGAACACTTTATACATGTTGAAGATGACTTTCATAATGTTTATCGATAAATGTATGTAAGTAAAATGTTCAACATGCCAAGTTATGGTTCAAGTAGACATTATATGTAATATGGTGAAAGCACACTTGAATTATGTCCAATGAATTTCTAATATCTGTTTAAATGAAGAGTGTGCTGATTATTATAATGTTTCTGTGTGAAATAGTAAATGAATCTGCCCAAATTTCAAATACAGTgtgttccagttaattgggacacactggGACTTGTACGTTTTGGCCCGACTAAATgtctgccccaattagccgaagtttcacgGAAATAGTTAAcaaggtataaaaaaagacaaactaccatttaaataagtaacaaattatgtatttaaataaaatacagaataaattagaacacaacCAAAATCACTGCAGTATATAAAACTGTGTTAGTTCCTAATTGTTATGctggaattcattcagtgtacactGACGtgctcttttgattgactgtaaataaacaaaatcattaCAGACACCAAGTGCAGATAGTGGGCAGCTTTCAAACAGTGCTTTTGATGATTGGAACCTCCAAATCCTCATTttaattgtaatattcaagatgattgctgataccttcaaattcatcATAGTACCTAACttgatgaagtagtgaaattgtttcatttcaccccagccgtttctggcatccgcaagcctgaatgcttgaaaccacagtgagcaaaactgttCCAAATCGTCTTACTGATTATCATTTGCCTAtgatcaatgacaaaaatcattgcttgttgaacacaaacacacaggtGATGCTATTTAAAACTGTTGCTTTAATTAGTGTATAATGGCCACATAACTTGCATGTGTCTGACACTGGttggaaactgtttggcaacagattcctgccccaattaagtggcttagtttcccaaataaacaaaggaatcccaatattttcaatttattttttTCATTAAGTGTTGTCCTAGaaaagcggctgccccaattaaccaatggcccaattaatccCAAAGCACTGAATTACAAAATTCAACTTTTATGATATTACTCAGTATCAAAAATTGTACCTTGTCCTTTTAATAACTTTGTGTTTCTAATGGATGCACACTTCATTACCTTTCAGTTAGTCGTTCTAATTGGTTGCTTCGAAACAATCTTCGTTATTTGGAATTTAgatttaaagaaagaaaatatttttTCTATAGATGGTCTCCTATTATAATAATTCATAGCACTTTGTTGTGGCCCAGGCTGATAAAAATGCATCAGAGTGGTTCTCCTAGTggattattatccttcaaccacacTAAGAACTACTCCTGATTATTAAGAACTCAAAAACTTTGAGGCCAGAATTCAAGGAACAACATCAATAATCCACtagatttaaataaattaaatttcttTTTCCTTCATGAATTTTTGACTGGGGTCTTCTACCAGCACTGGTAAATAAGCTAATGTAAATCTTGTGGTCTATCTGCTCCAgctccagaaatctgagatgATGTGTACAAGATTCCATTGTGTCTTCCTGCCTATAAAGCCTGTTGTATAAGTGTGTTTAGTCAAAGAATATGAGGCATCAGGATATTGCCTTTTGTTACCTGATACTGGGATTACTTGGTGATCCTGGCAGCCTTAAGATTAGGTGATGAAAGAGATTTGTATAGCACCCTTaatgaaggagaaaaaaaaatcacagaagaATAACTAGAAGCACAACACACTGGGAAATGGTTCCAAAAGAACATGATGAACCAAAATACACTCCCTCAATCTGGAGCTGAAAGTACCCATGGATAATATTTTGCCCTTTTTTTAAGATGTTGGCTTTTAATTTCTGACTGTTGGCATTTAAAAGACCTATGCATAAACTGCTAATGAATTTTCCTGCTACTGAAACTTAATCCAAAAGCCACTAACTTGTCAAGGCAATATCCTGGGGACTAAATTAGATGGGTCCAGAAAACTAGCATAAGGGTTATGCCCAATTAGCCTGCCCTGATGCCTGTAATTTCCAGTGTTGGAATTACGTCAGATTATGCTGACTGCACTTCTGAATGATCGTTGCTTGAAGTCAGCTTTTATAGGGCTATTTATTATCTTAGTGCCTCAATACGGACACAGATTTGTGTTTAGCAAACGTTAGTTAAGCTAACCTGCAGTACTCAAAGCCCGAGTGTGTTCTTCCTACAGGGGGTGGGATTAAGTAGCACAGAAGCACATGTAGTAAGTGTTGTATCTATTTTTCATAGGCTATTTTCAAATAAGTATTCAAATAGTCTTGCATAAAGCAGAATAAATCCTTCCACCTCATTCCATCCCGGATATTAGACGGGGAGCAGTAGTTAGAATGGCTGAGACATTCCATCACATGTCCTCACGGAGAGGTGCTGCTTCATGTTAGTGGGACTATCCTATTGGGTCAATGGTCAATCCACAGCTGAATGCCTAACCCTTCTCAAATTCTACTTCTCCTTTAATCCACAATTCCTCCTGTTTTACCAAAAAGTACATCTTTTACATTCGCCTGTGTCCCTCAACACTTTGCTACTCCTGTGAGGTCCATGTCAGCCGGTCAAGAATCACACTCTAGTAAGGTGGTGATGGAAGGGAATTTAAATGATGGCACAGATTCACTCAGTCTGTGACCAAACCAAGTGCATTATTTAGCGATGGGCTCAGCGGTGTATCTTTGCACGTGGAGTGACTCTGGGCATGCAGCCTACACCTTGGGCTGGGGATGTACGAATAATTCAGTAGATCACAGACAGGTTCTAGTGAAAAGGAGTTAAGTAAGGACTTTCGTGGATAAGAAGGTTAAATAAGGTCAAATTCTTGACTGCAGAAAACGTGAGCAATGTCAAAGAACATGGAGGAGTCCACATCCATTGCTTCACAGAAGCGCTGAGTAACTCCATTTTGGGTTGAAGACCTAGTGCCTTGCACCTGACATCTCAGATCCTGATGCAGCATAGACAGACTCCAACCAAGTGTTTGTGTCTTTTTCTTAGCATTTAGCTGCTTGACACGGAGCTGGTTAACAAAAGCATAGTCCCTGTAAAGGGAAACCTGTGCAACACAGAGCAGAATTACGGTCATAGAATCAtcaaaaagtacagcacagaaacagatccttcagcccatctagtgggGGCCAAAAAATTTAAACTGTACTCCCATCATcgtgcactgggaccatagccctccatacccctaccatccatgtacccatcccaacttcttttaaatgttcaaattgagcttgcatgtaccacttgtgctggcagctcgttcccctctgagtgaaaaagtttcccctcatgttccccttaaactttttccctttttcttctgatgtgtattgcAGAACTCTTCCTGGGCGGTGTAGGCAGTAGAATCTTTGTTGCAGCTCAGCAGTAGTTTGCACTTTCACAATTTTGCCTGGTAGCCATGTGGCATTTGTGTGTGCAAGAATTCCTGTGTTGCAGAACATGTTGTAGACATTGACCCTTGAACTCCCATAACTGCCTTTTGGTTAGTTGTGGTGGTCAGCTGCAGAGTGCAGCAGACCGTTACGGACTGCAACCATCCCGACAGCTCCAGGCACCAGCGCTTGATTTGTGTCAATTCACTGATTGGTCGTGCGCTGCCTGGTCATCAAGAGGTTGGTTATTCCTTTTGGTCAAGTTACACCTAGAGCAGGTGATCCCAACCTTTTGTATGCCATAGACTggaaccattaagcaaggggatcGTGGATGCCAGGTTGGCATCTAGAGCTTCAAGGTGGCATTTGCAGAGTTGTGGTCTGATCACCCTGCACAGCGAAGGAGCTTGCACAAAGCTACTCACAGATTCCATTCTTGCTTCTCTGGTACTGGAGACTGTCCTTTAGAGGGGTGACAGCTGGTGCATTGCCTCTTCAGCTTTGAACTTCTAATTATGGCTGGAGAAGGTGACAGATTTGGGTGAGAATGTCTTTACTGAACCACCAATGCCTGGCAGATTGTTCTCTCACTGAGTTTCAGAGAATTGCTCCTGGATATTTTGCGTATGAGAACCCTTCTTCTAAGAGACTTCCTTCGCTGTCTCCCGCAGCTTCCTCTCTCATCAAGCAGCTTGTCCTCTCTGTGCTCTCTGCTCATTCTGCATGCAAGAATACCTGctaatccacccccccccccccatatctgGGAGAAACTGGTGCGTGCAGAAGCCTTGAAGTCAAGCCAAAAGCTTAGTGGATTGGCACGTCATTACCTGTACACTGCCCAAGTGTAAACATTAGAAAGTACCAAACCTTTGTGGATTTCCAGTTCACTAATCAGAAATGAATCAAATCTCTCAGCACAGTCTCAACTAACTTGGGTTTTTCAGGAAACGCATGAGAATTTCTAGTAGCCTGCTGTGCTAAAAGGTGTAGTGTTATCACTGCAAGTGTCTTGGAATAAATAGGAATGCATCTCTGTATTGTATAGAGACTTATCACAGTGATGAAAGGATTGAACCTTTGTATCGGCAGAGCTGTCTAAAGGAATGAAACATTTTATGATTACCATTGCACATCAGGATATTTTGAAATAGCTGTACAGTTTTGAAAAGGAAAGTCAGTCCTGAGGAGTCTCGAAGCTGTTGATTGATTTCTGCTTGCTGTGATTAGGATGTCTCagggttttgtttgttttttgaatTCCTAGACTTGGGCTAGTGCTCAGGGATTGGTGTGCCTGTGCTTTACATTTTATTTATGCAGAAACCAGTTTATCCCAGATATAGCAGGGATTTGGAGCCATTCCTCCTGTGATGAAGAATGAGGTGAGGGCCTGAAGAAAGAGGGCAAGCAACTCAaagaaggagaggaaagaaagaacactaAAGGGCTTTGGTAACTGCATGGAATATTCAGAAGCAATTCTTCCACCTAAGCATCAATGTATCAGTGTATCATATATCTGTGTTTTAGGAAAGATGTTCTCTCTAAAACCTGCCACCTGTTCCAAACATCGATTAAATAGTCATTGTTTTTATTTGGCATTGCAGGGACTGTACTTTTGTCATGCTGCAACTGGAATGGAATTTTAATTCCCACACACATTTGAGCTCCTTTTACTAAACCACAGGCAGAGATGCCACATGCAGCATAAAAGAAAATAGTTGTTACTATTTTAATAAATGGATTCCAAAAAATAATCAACCTTAAAGACTACACACTTAATTTGTCTTCTTCAATAAATATTAGGAGAGAAGAACTGTTTTGTTTCCAGTAACTTGACTGTATCCTTGCTCAATATCCTGTGCTAAGATTTACAGCTCAGCTTTATGGTCGAATGAGTAGAGAATACCACAGTAATTTGCTGATCATGTCTTGTTTTAAAATAACAAAATCAAAATACCTTTTGAACTATTATGCTTTTTAGAAATTCTCCAGCTTGATGACCTCTGATTTTGAACGCTGGAAGCTATGCTGAATTATAGGTTACAACTTCTCAATACAAATGATCAGCACACTCTTTCTGTAAATATATGTAATTATTGATTCCTCTATGATTACTGCCTTGCTGTTAGACAAGGTTATTTGCAGAGTGCTTATTTTATTCAAATATGTGTCAAAGTGGAAATGTCTTTCCTTCGGGTCAGTGCCAGTGAATCATTAACAATATCTTACTATTAAAATTTCATGGGACAATAGGGCTAAAGTAAGGTGCCTGTTGCATCTTACATTCCACATCATTGCCTTCCTTTAGTTTCTATTCATTGTGATTGAATGAAATGAATGTAAAACTGACATGTATCACTCTCATCTTTTTGGTAACACTATCATGCTCTCTGATGTCTCTCTGATTTCTATTAACGTTGTTTGATATCTGTGTTCATTAATACCCTCAATATGCATGCACAGAAAGTGTATTAACTTCTCAATTCACTGAAGTTTCATTGTTTGAAATGACTGCCTTACATTGTGAATCCATGAATGAGATAAAGTCTTCAGGATGGATTTTGGGCACTGTGGTATGAAAATTACACAATGTTCTGGTTAAGAGATGCAGATACAGCCCTTGACTAGTGATCGCACTGTGGCTTAGTGATAGATCTATCAGGCAAACCTGCTTTGTCAGCATGGTGGTGTACATAATTGAACCAGAATTCAGTGAGGAGGAATGGATCTGATGGCAAACTTAAATGCCAACGTCAATCCCGGTACTAGTAACCAACTAAAGGAAATGGGTGAGTTTCAAACCTGCACTGAAAAGTTGAGAAAGGTAGATTATACTGTATTTTCCATTGAAGATTTTTCAGTGACATATTCTAATTAATTATTAGCAGCTTTGTCTTTCATTACttggtaaaaaaaattaaagcatTTTGCTTCCCTTACAGTTTGCAAAGGGCAGGTAGGTTGTTAATAACAGTGATTGATTGCATTGAAGCACACTTGTGCCTTTCAGTAAATGATCTCTTTAGATGCACATAGCACATAATTTCATTATGGAAGTTTTATTTAATAAATGATGCATTAATGACAAATTACTAgaatctaaaaaaaaataaaataaattattcaTGACATCATAGTTATTGATAGGAAAAATTCAAATGTAGGATTAACAAATTAAGAATGATAAATATGTGAAATGGCATTATATGCCAACTGTTTTCTTACTAATTGGTGACTGTCTTGTGCACTAACTATGGGACTGATATAAATCTGTATATAGAATATTTATAAGTGTTAAGAGAGTAAGAATATAGACATATATTTATACAGAACAAAAAGACTGACGTATGTGTTGTACATGATGTACAGATATTTATATTGATTAGTTTTAATCATTGCATTACTGTGGCACAGAATTTAGGAGCAGCAGCATGTGAAACAAGAAAATTATTCAATGTAAGTTCAACATGAAAGGAGTTCCTATTTCCAGCCAAACTGATATGGACAGTCCACAGTATCTTTATGTACAGCAAATCAGATTGGCCAAAAGTGGCATTGTAATTTATATGAGTAGACATTGCTTGCTATATTCTCATGCACATATTAGGTGGGTAACACACCACATGTATAGTAGCGTGCTCATGTAGTGCTAAAAATAGGATGCAGTTCCTTTATTTTCCAATCAGGTCTTTTAGTGTATTGGAGAAAATATCAGTTTTGCTGCTTTTTATCAGTGGAGTGAAAGTTTTGCTAGCATTCGCTGTTGATCCCTCATGACTCTGGATAGCTTGGTGGCTCACTTCAATCGATAGTCTCCGGTCAACTGTGTTAGTATGACACAGATTTTACAGAAGGCTGAGCTGGAGAGGGATATTCCCCAAAGGACTCTGTTCAGCCAGTGGGATTTGATGACGGCTTGTCAGCTTCACTCTAATACTGGCAACAGATTTTTATTTCCCTATTACTTTAAAGCTGAATTCAAATGTGGACAATAGCATAATAGCATTTAAGCACTTCTGGATTATTAATTTGGGCCTATGAATTACAAGGCCAGCAACATAAATATGGCAGTACTGTACTGACTTGTGTAAATTTGCTgtaacgtgttgtgtctttgttTAGTTTTATGGTGTTTGAAAATTGGTATAAAGCATTTATGATCCTGTGAAACACCCTGTCTTCCTGTCattatttataatatataatAATCAAAGCTGGTGATTTTGTATTTTCATGAACAAATGGATGGAATCACTGAGAGTAATTTTCATTTCATCTCTTTTGAGTTGCTCTTCATTGTCATCTCCAGGTACTAAGTTCGCAGAGTGTATCTGCTGCCATTATAGGAGCAGCCTGATCTTAATTTCAATCGATTTAAACATAAATGAAAGCTAAGGGTGGATGGTTAGctttgttgcagttgtataatgAACTCTGGCAATTTATCATCCCAGCTATGAAGGAGGATTTGCCCTGTTGCACAATTAACAAACCAGAGATAAAAATTCCAGTGCCCTGCATAATAACAAAGGAACCCAGCTCTTTCAATTATTCCAGACCTTTGGCCCTGTTTATTCAGAAACAAAAGAGTAAAATGCAATCCTTGACAACTCCATCCTGAAATTCTATACAATACAAATACCTTTGAAAACTTCAGTCcaaatatataattttttttctcctaaTCTAAGAAATATTGGTAGTATATCTGAAAAAAGCCCCACTGGCAACTTGGGAATTTTGAATAGCCAATGGTTTTGTGTATGCATCAGCTACTTGACAGGTAGCAAGCTCAAATGGGCTATTACCCTTCCACGTGTATGTAGAAAACTTTCTCCTCCACTAAAGGCAGATGAAGGGCATGTTAATATTTTTGGCACCATTATGTATGAGTTGTATAGTAACAGTAATCCCACAGAGATTATTCATTTGTTTGATACCTTCCAACATGATGAGGCACTCAGAAATCTAAATTTTCTTATAATATCAGTGTTTTGCAAGTGAAGCACTTCCATAATTTTTCTCTTTGCTAATCTGTCTACACTGGATTTTAATTGCTTTGGAATCTGTTTGCTTTGCTGTGATATGGATTGGTAGAATTCAATGAAAATATTAAATGGCAGCCATGATCGCAActtaattatttaaaaaaataataattttaattcAAACTATCAAAATAATAAGTAACCTTAAGAGCTCATGAATACATCTATTTTTAATGTTTTCTAGAAATGGAAGCACTCAGTTATGTGCATAAATTTATGTTTACATCTGtgatctaaattccagtgaaattTCTTCTCACCCTTACCAGACCACCATGATTAATGTCTGTTCTGCTGCATGATTTAGTTACCTTTAAATCTCTGGTCCTACAGCAACTTCAGGTCTCCCTCATCTGCTCCTGCAGGGTCCCTGGATGGTGCAGTCAGACCAGGTCCTATTCTTGTAAAGTAATCAAGAGAGAGGAAGATATACAAAATGTTGACTACTTCCCAGTGGCTTTAATGTGCCTGAATGGAAGATGAGGTACTGTTTCTCAAGCTCATATAGACATTGCTGAAGCAACTCAGAAGGCAGAATGCTGAGAGAAGAATTAAAATGATGATGATTGAAAACTGAGGGTCACTTCCAAGGACTGAGTGGGGTATTCTATTCTCAATTTGTATTTAGTTTTTTTCCAATCTGGACACTTTATCTCCTCTTTGGGGACATTGCAGTCCCTGGGATACAATATTAAGCTCTATAACCTACAGTAACCAATGTTTCCCTTTCCTCGCTACAGATGTTGTCAAGTATTTCAGAtttggttgttttttttaaagttactgCTTCTTTTCTATCTCTATATACCAGCACGCAGCATTTAAAGTAATTGTTACCTTGACAACTTCCGTGGCATCTCTCACAGACATTCTGTCCGTTCTCCCCATCAACCCCCGTCTCTtttctccccacatccactttTCACCAAGAGTCATTACTTGGATTtctgactctgtttctctctccagggAGGCTGTCAGATCTGTTGAGTGCTTCTGGGATCTTCTGTTTCAGTTTTGTGTACCCAGCACTGGTgggttttcttttcttctttaacCACAGTGGCAAGTCTGGAGTTGAATAAAGACCGGGCTGAGTaaggatggcagatttccttccctgaaggtcATTAATGAACCAGATTTTTTTAAGCCAAGTTACTTGATTGGTTAAATTACTTGATTTTCCCAGCTGCGGTAATGGAATTCAAAAGCATGCCCCTGGATCAGTGGCCCAGAACTCTCACTGC from the Mobula birostris isolate sMobBir1 chromosome 9, sMobBir1.hap1, whole genome shotgun sequence genome contains:
- the LOC140202615 gene encoding muscarinic acetylcholine receptor M2-like, producing MANSTQTNASLSNLTDIERGSAYKTVEVIFIVIVAGSLSLVTIIGNILVMLSIKVNRQLQTINNYFIFSLACADLIIGVFSMNLYTIYIVIGYWPMGPVVCDLWLALDYVVSNASVMNLLIISFDRYFCVTKPLSYPVKRTTKMAGMMITAAWVLSFILWAPAILFWQFIVGGRTVKEGECHVQFFSNPVVTFGTAIAAFYLPVITMTILYVHISRASKSRIKKDKKEPESNKGTISPSLVRGKIMKPNNNNISSAPDGLQNVKVQNGKAAGEGMTDHCGQGEEKEVSNDSTSLSVVPSIQKEEGTIDESTKVSTAQRHFSIGSSKLSCIKVVTKSQKSDYCATTVEIVPDNSTKNGKDRELTTAHKIIKVTKTPAKKKKGVVTREKKVTRTILAILLAFIITWTPYNVMVLINTFCSVCVPNTVWTIGYWLCYINSTINPACYALCNATFKKTFKHLLLCQYKNIGATR